A window of the Hippoglossus stenolepis isolate QCI-W04-F060 chromosome 8, HSTE1.2, whole genome shotgun sequence genome harbors these coding sequences:
- the si:ch211-154o6.3 gene encoding uncharacterized protein si:ch211-154o6.3, producing MGEVRKLQKKLRQIENLEIKISLSPEERIKISRKAELRSRLAELQLQLSGPQQTLGTVGDGKKEKMKRQVEDAPGALPSQTPPASKMLKGEERFRAQTTPSPAASQGAEMGRGREKPAPAEVSGVCPDFDEEQQRRQEEAEFTSLKASWEKSRFRLRLLEGHNDIVTCVAAVDNLVVSGSRDTTVKVWHVPTATEQKNLGGHTGGVTCLSAPPAEYCKRLARSLALSDKERFILSGSADCYVKIWALNIGQCVKSVYTFNAVTALCFVPEGDGYIITGSDGGKVQAWSWHTFENCQSINAHQEAVTSIQSQGPLAFSGSAEGGVSVWENRCSDRDPLRLLHHWSGQVTGCGGGPGGRLTLSPRGDRVLLAYGQAWLKILHWRTGTTSRLTNHSSITGVTDCVHQTGGLLIGSCYDLANGESGLNLFSLPQCRYLASLTWPDAPRILCFAAWATGSGDHRWVTGGRGLIVWEQLPRSGKQRGDVTVKSDSRLDLCTLESEEETEDDEETDDYEDDDDVDVNNEGADGRCEGAEAGGLGAWLRCVLQ from the exons ATGGGGGAAGtgaggaagctgcagaagaagTTGAGACAGATTGAGAATCTGGaaataaagatcagtctcagCCCAGAGGAGAGAATCAAG ATCTCCAGGAAGGCGGAGCTGCGTTCCAGATTGGCtgagcttcagctgcagctttctgGCCCGCAGCAAACTCTGGGGACTGTGGGAGACggaaaaaaggagaagatgaaaagacAAGT GGAGGATGCTCCTGGGGCCCTTCCATCACAAACGCCTCCAGCCTCCAAGATGCTGAAGGGAGAAGAGCGGTTCAGAGCTCAGACAACGCCATCACCTGCTGCCAGCCAAGGAGCGGAGATGGGCAGAGGACGGGAAAAGCCGGCGCCGGCCGAGGTGTCGGGCGTCTGTCCGGACTTTGACGAGGAGCAGCAACGGCGGCAGGAAG AAGCGGAATTCACATCCCTCAAAGCCTCCTGGGAGAAGTCAAGGTTTCGCTTGAGGCTGCTGGAGGGTCACAACGACATCGTCACCTGCGTGGCTGCCGTTGACAACCTGGTGGTTTCTGGAAG CCGAGACACCACGGTGAAGGTGTGGCACGTTCCCACGGCAACAGAGCAGAAGAACCTGGGGGGCCACACTGGTGGggttacctgtctgtctgcacctCCCGCTGAATACTGCAAGAGGCTgg CCAGGTCCCTGGCTTTGTCCGACAAGGAGAGGTTTATTTTGAGTGGCTCGGCCGACTGCTACGTGAAGATCTGGGCCCTGAACATCG GGCAGTGTGTTAAGTCTGTCTACACATTCAACGCTGTGACTGCGCTCTGCTTCGTGCCAGAGGGAGACGGCTACATCATCACCGgatcag ACGGGGGGAAAGTTCAAGCCTGGAGCTGGCACACTTTCGAAAACTGCCAGTCAATCAACGCTCACCAGGAAGCAGTCACCTCCATCCAG TCTCAGGGTCCGCTGGCGTTCAGCGGCTCGGCTGAGGGAGGGGTGTCTGTGTGGGAGAACCGGTGCTCGGATCGAGACCCCCTGAGGCTGCTGCACCACTGGAGCGGCCAGGTGACGGGCTGTGGAGGGGGGCCAGGTGGGCGTCTGACCCTCAGCCCGCGGGGAGACCGAGTGTTACTGGCTTATGGACAAGCCTGGCTCAAGATCCTGCACTGGAGGACTG GAACAACATCCagactgaccaatcacagcagcatCACCGGGGTAACAGATTGTGTCCACCAGACAGGAGGCCTCCTAATTGGCTCTTGCTATGATCTGGCAAATGGAGAGAGCGGTCTAAATT TGTTCTCTCTGCCTCAGTGTCGCTACCTGGCCTCTCTGACCTGGCCCGATGCTCCCAGAATCCTCTGCTTCGCGGCGTGGGCCACGGGGAGCGGAGACCACCGGTGGGTCACGGGAGGTCGCGGCCTCATCGTTTGGGAGCAGCTCCCCAGATCCGGGAAACAAAG gggtgacgtcacggtgaaGAGCGACAGTCGTTTGGACTTGTGCACGCTAGAAtcagaagaggaaacagaagatgATGAGGAGACTGACG ATTacgaagatgatgatgatgttgatgtcAACAATGAAGGGGCAGACGGACGGTGTGAAGGTGCGGAGGCTGGAGGGCTCGGTGCGTGGCTGCGCTGTGTTCTCCAGTGA
- the LOC118113243 gene encoding PILR alpha-associated neural protein isoform X2, protein MERCSISPVARLTALVSLLLIALVTQPSTCNRDDAEGEEQVDALPVQLSVTAQVTPTPLWAVDWGPTQEDQTYHFLSSQETDPLHHHRSQQETGPATSEDWPHPGASVQPREETPLESREEEEGVEDGGTEAEETEPEEVDPQFYVTVIISSLLILTAVVIIAKLWIPVVNL, encoded by the exons ATGGAGAGATG CTCCATCTCTCCTGTCGCACGACTGACTgccctcgtctccctcctcctgatTGCTCTGGTGACACAGCCCTCCACCTGTAACCGGGACGACGCTGAGGGCGAGGAGCAGGTGGACGCCCTGCCGGTCCAGCTGTCCGTCACAGCCCAGGTCACACCCACACCTCTCTGGGCGGTGGACTGGGGTCCCACGCAGGAGGACCAGACCTACCACTTCCTCTCAAGCCAGGAAACTGACCCCCTGCACCATCACAGGAGCCAGCAGGAGACCGGCCCCGCCACGTCCGAGGACTGGCCTCATCCCGGTGCAAGCGTGCAGCCCCGTGAGGAGACACCGTTGGAgtccagagaggaggaggagggagtggaggatggagggacggaggcGGAGGAGACGGAGCCTGAGGAAG tggaCCCTCAGTTCTACGTCACCGTGATCATCTCCTCGCTGCTCATCCTGACGGCTGTCGTCATTATAGCCAAACTCTG